A single window of Bombus pascuorum chromosome 1, iyBomPasc1.1, whole genome shotgun sequence DNA harbors:
- the LOC132912105 gene encoding uncharacterized protein LOC132912105 isoform X2 has protein sequence MPKRSIAFSSSFSVNEREKMLTTGTLEQQREAFKDDEELMRETSKFVSEVIQTAITEASKRKVLTEKAVSEGSRLKGIGNVAGWNHRARGFCSRILNALCPCFTSNELFTWTPYRYRFTRP, from the exons ATGCCCAAAAGGTCAATCGCCTTTTCTTCGAGTTTCTCCGTAAAT GAACGGGAAAAGATGTTAACCACTGGGACGCTAGAACAACAGAGAGAAGCTTTCAAAGACGACGAAGAGCTAATGAGAGAAACGAGCAAGTTTGTGAGTGAAGTTATACAAACGGCGATCACGGAAGCATCAAAAAGGAAGGTGTTGACGGAG AAAGCTGTCAGTGAAG GAAGTAGACTGAAGGGTATCGGTAACGTCGCTGGTTGGAATCATCGTGCCCGTGGATTCTGCAGTCGAATACTGAACGCGCTCTGTCCATGCTTCACTAGCAACG AATTATTCACCTGGACACCGTACAGATATCGCTTCACGAGACCGTAA
- the LOC132912105 gene encoding uncharacterized protein LOC132912105 isoform X1, translating into MTEEMNNTVSCKWTMEEREKMLTTGTLEQQREAFKDDEELMRETSKFVSEVIQTAITEASKRKVLTEKAVSEGSRLKGIGNVAGWNHRARGFCSRILNALCPCFTSNELFTWTPYRYRFTRP; encoded by the exons ATGACCGAAGAAATGAACAATACCGTTTCTTGTAAATGGACTATGGAGGAACGGGAAAAGATGTTAACCACTGGGACGCTAGAACAACAGAGAGAAGCTTTCAAAGACGACGAAGAGCTAATGAGAGAAACGAGCAAGTTTGTGAGTGAAGTTATACAAACGGCGATCACGGAAGCATCAAAAAGGAAGGTGTTGACGGAG AAAGCTGTCAGTGAAG GAAGTAGACTGAAGGGTATCGGTAACGTCGCTGGTTGGAATCATCGTGCCCGTGGATTCTGCAGTCGAATACTGAACGCGCTCTGTCCATGCTTCACTAGCAACG AATTATTCACCTGGACACCGTACAGATATCGCTTCACGAGACCGTAA
- the LOC132912137 gene encoding uncharacterized protein LOC132912137, which produces MKANSKQHFVKETTWDTGLCDFTRIIDKAKLEMTQWEILLENERSDSNQFLRSFELNWERAKLARKNIQESLEQKIKIRTAKFSSKLSATNLKNEVRKRSVKVEVERFDLRMKSLDGICYLRMNDLCNERYKARERCLGQFEKYDRNIGSLYVYKLSLRIRQNLLNKEYAILQDHLVAQRRFHKRLKEESELDVRRAFLANVEYFRSNHAARIIQRNWKLYCARMSWKKRKSRRLTQN; this is translated from the exons ATGAAAGCTAATTCGAAGCAGCATTTCGTAAAGGAAACAACCTGGGACACTGGATTATGTGATTTTACAAGAATCATTGACAAAGCTAAACTTGAAATgacac aGTGGGAGATTTTACTTGAAAATGAGAGATCAGACTCGAACCAATTTTTGCGAAGTTTTGAATTAAATTGGGAAAGAGCAAAACTTGCAAGGAAGAATATTCAAGAAAGTTTGgaacaaaagataaaaatacgaac agCAAAATTCTCGTCGAAGTTATCCGCTACAAATTTAAAGAACGAAGTACGAAAAAGATCTGTGAAAGTAGAAGTTGAGCGGTTCGATCTTCGTATGAAATCTCTTGACGGAATATGTTATTTGAGAATGAACGATTTATGCAACGAACG TTATAAAGCGAGAGAACGATGTTTGggtcaatttgaaaaatacgacAGGAATATCGGATCGCTTTATGTGTATAAACTTAGTCTTCGAATCAGACAGAATCTGTTGAACAAAGAATATGCCATTCTTCAG GATCACCTCGTTGCTCAACGTAGATTCCATAAACGATTAAAGGAGGAAAGCGAGTTAGACGTAAGAAGAGCTTTCTTAGCGAACGTAGAATATTTTCGTTCAAATCATGCAGCAAGGATCATTCAacgaaattggaaattatattGCGCGCGTATGTCttggaaaaagaggaaaagtagaagattgaCGCAAAATTGA